In Acidobacteriota bacterium, the genomic stretch ACGTCAGGCATGCCGTCGCCGCGATGACGGAGCCTGCCGTAGGGAAAACCGCGATCTGCCTGACGACGCGCGGCAACTCCCACAACAACCAGACGCCGCTGCCCAACGCCAGCAACAACGCCGTCAAAAGGCGCACACTCGCTTTGATGAAGACATTCGACAGGCGAAAGTCGCGGAAGTAAAATGTCATTCCAAACATCATCAACAACGGGGCTTGTTGTTCGGCAAAGGCTAACCATTCAGACTGCCAGCCGTAAGCCCGCGAAAGCAACGCAATCACCGCCGGCGTCATTACGCCGCACACCATCATCACGGCATAAAACCGGGCGGCGAAATCGCGTGACCAGCTGCGCCGCAGCAACAACAACGCGCCCAGCGTAACCGTTGCGACGTGCAGCACCAGTCCCAGAATCGCCGACCGGCAATGGCTGTCTGCACCCGCAGCGCGGCTGAACCCGTAATACAGCGTCAACGCGCTTGCGCTCAACAGGGCCAGGCCGTAAAGCCAGCGCGAGGCTTGCGCACTCCATGAATCTTCGGTACGCGGGCGTTGCCACAGCACCAGAAAACTCACCGGAAAGAAGACGCCGCCCGCAAAAGTCAGGCAATCCGCTGCCACCAGCCAGACGGATTGCGCCGCAAAACCGGCGATCACCAACAACCTTACGCACAGCGAACCCAGACACCACGACAAAGCGATAATCGCCTGCAAATATTTGGCGTACGCGTGTGTCAGGGCGGGCGGGCGGCGTGATAACAAGCGGAGAAACAGCACACACATCATCGCGCCTACGCCAAACCCCAGCGTTTGCGCGATGAGAATAACAGTCATTCCGTTTTCTGCTGATAGCGGCATCCTTCGCTCCTCATTGCTGCGGGCCAGTCATCCCTGGCAACTGAGCAAGGATGATCCCAACCGGTACCGGAACGCCAGCCTATTCGGCTGAGCGCGGAAAATTTCGTGTGAACGCCGCGCTGAGACGAAAATTTCCGCGCTCAGTCCTTTCTGCTTCTGCGTGCGCCGCTGCTGCCCCTATTTTGTGCGCGACGAACAACACGTTCACGGAACCACAACACTTGCTGAAGGAGCATACACAATGACACGCAAACTATTTTTCATCCTGGCGCTCTGCGCCGCCAGTCTCACCGGATTCACCAGTCAGGCACGTAATGATAACCGTGTGACCTTCACCAAAGAGATCGCGCCGATCCTTTACCAGCACTGTGCGCAATGCCATCGCCCGGACGAAGCCGCGCCGTTTTCCGTCTTGCGTTATCAGGACGTGCGCCCGTGGGCCAAATCCATTCGGGAAAAAGTCGTCGCGCGCGAAATGCCGCCGTGGCATGCCGATGCGCCGCACGGACAGTTCTCCAACGACGCGCGGCTGACACAAGCCGAGATTGACGCTATCGCCGCCTGGGTAGACAGCGGCGCACCCGAAGGCAATCCGAAGAATTTGCCGCCCGCGCCGAAAGCCGCTTCAACGTGGGCGATTGGAGAGCCGGATGCCGTGCTGCAAATGCCGCAGGCTTACACACTCGCGGCGCAGGGAACGGACGATTACATCTACTTCCGCGTGCCGACCCATTTCACCGAAGACAAATGGATTCAAGCCGCCGAATTCCTCCCCGGCAATCGGCCTGTAGTCCATCACGCCCTCGTGTTCGTCGAGTCGCCGTCGCTGTACCGTCGCGCGCTCGATCAGGCCAAAACGCAAGGCGGCGATTTGCGCAACCCAGTCTCGGTCTTTCAAACCTCACGCGGTAGCTCTGAATATCTGGACGGCACGGTTTATCGCACCAAGCCAGACACGCCCGTCATCAACGATCTGTGCGCTTCGACGCGCAACAGCGACAGCGGCGGCGGCCCATTCCTGCTGATGGGATATGCGCCGGGCAAGAACGCCGATGTTTATCCGACTGGCACAGCGAAACGCATCCCGGCGGGCGCGAACCTGATCTTCCAGATGCATTACGCCAAGACCACGGGACAGTCCGAAACCGACCGCACCAGCGTCGCGCTGCGGTTCGCCCGGCAACCGGTCGAGAAACTGGTCGAATCGCTGATGATCGAAAACTATCAATTCGCCATCCCGCCCGGAGCCGCACAACACACAGCGACGGCCTGTTACACGCTGCCTCGCGAGGTCGAATTGATGGATTTCACGCCGCACATGCATGTGCGCGGCAAAGCCATGAAATACGAGGTGATTTATCCAGACGGCAAACGCGCCACGCTGCTGAATGTGCCACGCTACGATTTCAATTGGCAGACGCTTTATATGCTCAGCCAGCCGTTGCGAGTGCCCCAGGGCGCACGCCTGATGGTCACAGCCACCTTCGACAATTCCGCCCAAAACAAACGCAATCCCGATCCGACCAAAACAGTGCGCTTTGGCGAACCGACATACGACGAAATGTTGATTGGGTTCGTAGGTGTTGCGCGTCCGAAACCGCCAGAACGTCCGGTGGCGAAACTCGCGCCAGAAACACTGGCAGCGTATGAGGGCGTGTATTCCGCCGGACTTGGGCCACAATTCACCATCCGGCAGGAAGGCGGCACGCTTTATTTCATAATCCCCGGTCAATTGCCCTTACCCGCGACGCCTGAATCAGCCACAAAATTTTACTTCCGGGATGTAGAAGACGCCGAGGTGGTCTTCAGCAAAACCGCAGCGGGCGATGGGGTTGAATTACAGGCGACCTTCGGCCAACAAAAGATCCAGGCGAAGAAGCGCAACTAGCTCACGTAACATGCGCTATTGGCTGAGCGCCTTGTACTGTATTGGCGACATCCCCGTGATTTGCATTTCACGACGGCAAATTCAATGCGAGGCTAAAGAACATGCGATTGGTTTGACCCATTGAAACTGCTGCCATCCGCTTTCAATTACCAAGCAATCCATTCCGCCCGATCCAGGCTATTTCTTCAAATACTCATTCGGTTCGACCAATTGCAGGTCGGGGCAGCTCTTGATGGCTTCACGCAAGTAATACGCGTGCCCCTGGCCGAAGATCACCAGCACGCGGTCTTGCGGCGAATCAATCGTCTGGCTGATGTTCGTAAAGATGCGGAAGTTGCGTTGATACCAGGCCGTCAGCACATCCGCACCGACAAATTGGTCTTTGCTGCGCACGCGCGCCAGTTGCAGATAAAAGTCACGCGTCTGCTCTTGCAACGCAGGCTCGTTCATCTCGGCCAGCGCCGCGCGCACGGTCATCTGCTCCCATTCTTTTTGTTTGACCTGCACTTGCGCAAGCGTCTTTTGGAAAAGTTCGAGGAAGGCTTTGTTGCCGGTCTCTTGCGCGGCTTTCATCAAGGCATCGAAATCCATGCCTATTTGGTGATCCACCAAATAGACTTGCTTGTGCCCGAAGCGGCGCGCCAGCCGGAAGCCGAGTTGCTGGCTCTCATTGGCGTTGAGCTTGAATTCATCTTTCAGATACGCCTGATAGTGCGCTTGAAACTGCGTATTTTCAGGCGGCGTTTCCAGCAGGATTTTGGTGGGTTTGAAACGCGCCAAGGCCTCGAGCACCTCCGCGATTTCCTGCTGCTTTTTCTCGCCGAGATGATCGGGGAAATTCGCTTTCACCGCATCCAGATTCGGATTGGCAAAATGATAGGTGCCCAGCACCATGACTTGCGCTTTGCTTTGTGATTGGGCTGCGGCGACACCGGCCAGCAAGAGTAAGACTGCCAGCAGTGAAAACAGCTTCGACATATGGATGTTCCTTCTCCCGCGCCTGTTGCGGTTGGAATTAGATCGCGCCTGTCTCTGCGAACTGCTTGATCGCTTCGTCGCTGTAACCCAGCCCCTGCAAAATCTCGCGCGTATGTTCGCCGAGTTGCGGCGGCGGCAATTCCATCGTCCCTGGCGTCGCCGAAAGGTTCACCGTCGGCGCGATTTGTTTCAACGCGCCTTCGGTCGGATGTTCGATCTCGCCGATCATCCCGCGCGCTTTGATTTGCGGGTCTTCGATCATTTCTTCAACGTCGTTGACCAGCGCGATGCAAGTGTCTACGCCGTCAAAAGCCGCCAGCCATTCCGCCGCTGTGCGTGTTTTGAAGAGGTCGCGCAGCGCCACGATCATGCCCGTTTGGGCATTGTTGAATTGCTGCGGGATGAACTCTTCGCGGCCCAGCACGCGACAGGCTTCCTGCCAGAATTTCGGTTCCAGCGCGCCGAGCGATAGATAACGCCCATCCTTTGTTTCATAAAGCTGATAACAGGCGTACTTGCCTGACAACCCATCATTGCCACGCGGCGGTTGCGCTTCGTTCGCCAGGTAGGAAGCCAGCGGCACATACATCAACGACAACGCACTGTCGGTCATCGAGACGTCTACGAATTGGCCTGCGCCCGTGCGCTCGCGCGCCTGCAACGCCAGCAGCACGCCGATGACCGCGTGCAAGCTGCCGCCCGCCAGATCGGCCAGTTGCACGCCGGGCAAAACGGGCGGCCCGTCTTTGCCGCCAATCACGCCCAGCACGCCCGCCGTGCTCAGGTAATTCGCATCGTGACCCGGCTTCAGGCGATACGGCCCGTCCTGCCCGTAGCCGGTGAGCGCGCAATAAATCAGGCGCGGGTTCAACGCTTGCAACGTCGCATAACTCAAGCCCAGCCGCTCCATCACGCCGGGGCGGAAGCCTTCGACGACGACATCGGCTTGGGCGGCAAGCTTCAGGAAAATCGCGCGCCCGGCTTCGGATTTGAGGTTGAGCGTCAGGCTGCGTTTGTTGCGATTGGTGACGAAGAAGTACGCGCCGGGCCGTTTAATGCCGGCGCGCGAATGCCGCGCGGGATCGCCGGTGCCGGGCTCTTCGATTTTGATGACGTCGGCGCCGAAATCGCCGAGCATCATGGTGGCGACGGCGCCAGGCAGCAGACGGGTGAGATCGAGGACAGTGATGCCGTTTAAGGGTTTCATAGTGAGTTCCTAACGAGAATGTCAAAGGCAGGCAAAGATTGGGCGGCAAAATCAAAACAGTCAAGCTGGTGCAAGAGGAAGTTGATACGAGTTTCGACGCGCAGCGTCTTTGGAGTGCGTGCGGCACAGGCCGCCGCTTTGGTAATCCCTTCGTTTGGTATACCGCCAAGGGGATACCAAAGCGGCGGCCTGTGCCGCACGCACTCCAAAGGCTTCGCCAGACAAAACCTTCTGTTCAGCCCGCCATAGGATAGTTTGGTTGAAATGACAAAGGCGGCGGCGCTATTCGCTTTTGTGAATAGCGCCGCCGCCGCTCTCAGCTTTGTTCGAGCGCCGGATCAGAACGACAGCTTCAGCGCGAACTGAATCTGCCGTGCTGGCGTGTATAAACTGCGAATCGTGCCGAAGCCGCCCGCCGAGGTCACCGCGCCGGTTGCGTTGCGCACGATGCTCGACGCCGTGCCGCTGGGCGTGCCGAAGTTGGTCTTGTTGAGCAGGTTGAAAAACTCCGCCCGGAATTCCAGCTTCGAGACTTCGTTGATCACCGGCA encodes the following:
- a CDS encoding CoA transferase yields the protein MKPLNGITVLDLTRLLPGAVATMMLGDFGADVIKIEEPGTGDPARHSRAGIKRPGAYFFVTNRNKRSLTLNLKSEAGRAIFLKLAAQADVVVEGFRPGVMERLGLSYATLQALNPRLIYCALTGYGQDGPYRLKPGHDANYLSTAGVLGVIGGKDGPPVLPGVQLADLAGGSLHAVIGVLLALQARERTGAGQFVDVSMTDSALSLMYVPLASYLANEAQPPRGNDGLSGKYACYQLYETKDGRYLSLGALEPKFWQEACRVLGREEFIPQQFNNAQTGMIVALRDLFKTRTAAEWLAAFDGVDTCIALVNDVEEMIEDPQIKARGMIGEIEHPTEGALKQIAPTVNLSATPGTMELPPPQLGEHTREILQGLGYSDEAIKQFAETGAI
- a CDS encoding c-type cytochrome, which codes for MTRKLFFILALCAASLTGFTSQARNDNRVTFTKEIAPILYQHCAQCHRPDEAAPFSVLRYQDVRPWAKSIREKVVAREMPPWHADAPHGQFSNDARLTQAEIDAIAAWVDSGAPEGNPKNLPPAPKAASTWAIGEPDAVLQMPQAYTLAAQGTDDYIYFRVPTHFTEDKWIQAAEFLPGNRPVVHHALVFVESPSLYRRALDQAKTQGGDLRNPVSVFQTSRGSSEYLDGTVYRTKPDTPVINDLCASTRNSDSGGGPFLLMGYAPGKNADVYPTGTAKRIPAGANLIFQMHYAKTTGQSETDRTSVALRFARQPVEKLVESLMIENYQFAIPPGAAQHTATACYTLPREVELMDFTPHMHVRGKAMKYEVIYPDGKRATLLNVPRYDFNWQTLYMLSQPLRVPQGARLMVTATFDNSAQNKRNPDPTKTVRFGEPTYDEMLIGFVGVARPKPPERPVAKLAPETLAAYEGVYSAGLGPQFTIRQEGGTLYFIIPGQLPLPATPESATKFYFRDVEDAEVVFSKTAAGDGVELQATFGQQKIQAKKRN